The nucleotide sequence GGGTTTAGACTTAGGGAGGCATGCAAGATAATACCTCATGGCTCGGGGGTATCCGAAAAAGTAGGAACCTACCGGGCCTCTGTGAGGAGGTGGAAAAATGAAGTATCCGAAGCAGATAAGGACTTACTGCCCGTTCTGTAAGAAGCACACCATTCACAAGGTCGAAAAAGTGAAGAAGAGACCAAGAAGTGAGCTTAGTGCAGGTCAGAGAAGATTCAGGAGAATTCTCAAGGGTTACAAGGGTTTTCCAAGACCAAAGCCAGAGGGCAGAGAAAAGCCAGTTAAAAAGCTTGACTTGAGGTTCAGATGTACCGAGTGTGGAAAGGCTCACACGAGAGGAGAAGGCTTTAGGGTAAAGAAGTTTGAGCTTGTGGA is from Thermococcus paralvinellae and encodes:
- a CDS encoding 50S ribosomal protein L44e, which codes for MKYPKQIRTYCPFCKKHTIHKVEKVKKRPRSELSAGQRRFRRILKGYKGFPRPKPEGREKPVKKLDLRFRCTECGKAHTRGEGFRVKKFELVEV